A genomic window from Anguilla rostrata isolate EN2019 chromosome 14, ASM1855537v3, whole genome shotgun sequence includes:
- the LOC135239265 gene encoding tumor necrosis factor receptor superfamily member 10B-like gives MSRWNWGPHFKMNFKMTVIIACLILPVAAEVADQGLNRPRNEEWNKTAPQIQCIENRQYAHDGRCCNNCEAGTYVKTPCEKASEVGVCAPCEPRTYTEHATGMDRCLTCTPCHRDQEEIVPCTATQNAQCQCKRGSFCEMDKPCEVCKKCAKCKEDEEKIQNCTRTLNTVCRKKQSPISPIPTDPVTPTISSPTDATVPVVISVMCVLVLIGIAAVLWCWWRRRSGERTETPSDPSEEVKINMVDQCHGAPEEARDGRSAGEPRQESQPLLQETQVVHAKSVPVEDEDRGLGDSLPNTTNSSQTSLSAPPTVPSCGSSPRHSPAPNRLPVCQGERRIISLNGDDSLKKSFDIFEEFLELKIHKRFFRAIGLSDNMIENARAEDKVYELLKAWMQKQGREADINDLLNTLRDLDQKLSAENISLRAVEKGYYRYEDESN, from the exons GTTATAATTGCGTGCCTAATCCTCCCCGTGGCTGCGGAGGTTGCGGACCAGGGGCTGAATCGGCCACGGAATGAAGAATGGAACAAGACTGCCCCGCAGATCCAGTGTATTGAAAACCGACAGTATGCGCATGACGGCCGCTGCTGCAACAACTGCGAAGCTg GTACCTATGTGAAAACGCCCTGTGAGAAGGCCTCGGAAGTAGGCGTCTGCGCTCCCTGTGAACCCAGAACGTACACAGAACACGCGACTGGGATGGATCGCTGCCTGACCTGCACACCGTGCCACAGGG ATCAAGAGGAGATAGTGCCCTGCACCGCGACTCAGAACGCGCAGTGTCAGTGCAAACGTGGCTCCTTCTGTGAGATGGACAAACCATGTGAGGTGTGCAAAAAGTGTGCCAA GTGTAAAGAGGATGAGGAGAAGATTCAGAACTGCACCCGCACCTTGAACACCGTGTGTAGAAAAAAGCAATCCCCCATCTCTCCTATCCCCACTGACCCTGTGACCCCCACTATAAGCTCCCCCACTGATGCCACTGTTCCAG TGGTTATCTCCGTGATGTGTGTACTGGTTCTCATTGGAATTGCTGCTGTCTTGTGGTGTTGGTGGAGAAGGCGGTCTGGCGAAAGGACAG AAACCCCAAGTGATCCGAGTGAAGAGGTGAAGATCAATATG GTCGACCAGTGCCACGGCGCGCCGGAGGAGGCGCGGGACGGCCGGAGCGCGGGGGAGCCGCGGCAGGAGTCGCAGCCCCTGCTGCAGGAGACGCAGGTCGTGCACGCCAAGTCCGTGCCCGTGGAGGACGAGGACAGGGGGCTGGGCGACAGCCTGCCCAACACCACCAACTCCTCCCAGACCAGCCTGTCTGCCCCGCCCACCGTGCCGTCCTGCGGCAGCTCGCCTcgccacagccccgcccctaacaggctgcctgtctgtcag GGGGAGAGAAGAATCATTTCTTTGAATG gtgATGACTCACTAAAGAAgagttttgacatttttgaagaATTTTTGGAGCTGAAAATTCACAAAAGGTTTTTCAGGGCTATTGGTCTGAGCGACAACATGATCGAGAACGCGCGCGCTGAAGATAAAGTGTACGAGCTCCTGAAGGCCTGGATGCAGAAGCAGGGCCGCGAAGCCGACATTAACGACCTCCTCAATACGCTGCGTGACTTGGATCAGAAGCTTTCCGCTGAAAACATAAGTTTAAGGGCAGTTGAAAAGGGGTATTACAGATATGAAGACGAGAGCAATTAA